A stretch of Podospora bellae-mahoneyi strain CBS 112042 chromosome 5, whole genome shotgun sequence DNA encodes these proteins:
- the OPT6 gene encoding oligopeptide transporter 6 (COG:T; EggNog:ENOG503NUA6) — MLWHRLAAFQFRKLIMPVDLRSLLTQPTKCQVIYSRLDFRNPRTSCCSHGDCITWGSAVGGEEDIMQRPTHIAEKQTRQYLDLLVSRMPAFGGIAYRSYNAVDPDGIGIIPSHETRSSDRDPEKTPAKPYEREAHDGQEPNNITDQIPHSLLEELAPNGEYEHILSKINAMSTEEALAIIRESLIFHADDWNFPTVMRTRMQRLMKETPKEYGDFYERDLRIDAVMMRWSSPYPGVRAVAELTDNDSTPVETIRAYFLGISWAVIGTFMATFFNSRFPSITLSGSVIQILLYPCAKILEYVLPDWGFTVFGTRHSLNPGPWTFKEQMFATITYNIAIYTTNSYGMILVQKMPIFYGQSFVNYGYQLMLTLFVQLMGMGFAGYLRRFSVYPVKALWPTILPTIAMNRALTRPEPKENIHGWTISRYNFFYVCTVSMAIYYWLPGYLFTALSTFNWMTWIAPENLNLAILTGSSLGLGLFNPITTFDWNIATSSFAALANPFFATATEWCSAWLGAAVILAIFYNNMNHSAYLPINSSSAFANDGKPYRVQNVISADNKLDEQKYQAYSPPFYSAGYILTVGANFAFYPVYFLYIMVNQWTTVGKAYVDFYQGLRRGKGNYEGAMDVHSRLMSRYAEVPDWWFIFILVAAIVVSVIFLRIYPLETPVWLVFLMIGINIIFAVPLSLLSATTGTNLGLGSLIQVLTGYLLPGNPNAFLFAQTLGSWALAGYGDNYVQDQKMAHYVKIPPRAVFRSQIGTIIITCFVAVSTQNFIMENVKGLCEPDQPSRFTCAADGAPLYASSLMWGLLGSERMFGAMYPMFKWCFLIGTGIAVVFLVGQGYGPKYLPGIKERLRGRLRPRTFAQLDRTIFPFVASLLWLNPVLIIHGFQHWAPSNLSYKTPGFILSFIFMYLLPKYRLAWWEKYNYVLSASLTAGVAISALIMFFAVGYHPVKLDWWGNRVSHAGMDGKSVGILPIPEKGYFGPERGQFP; from the exons ATGTTGTGGCATCGGCTTGCTGCCTTCCAATTCAGGAAACTCATTATGCCGGTAGATCTGCGCTCCCTTCTCACTCAACCCACCAAATGTCAGGTCATCTATTCCCGTCTCGATTTTCGCAATCCCCGCACTTCATGTTGCTCCCATGGAGACTGTATCACCTGGGGGTCTGCCGtaggaggagaggaggacatCATGCAACGTCCGACACACATAGCCGAGAAGCAAACACGGCAGTATCTGGACCTCCTCGTATCCCGGATGCCGGCATTCGGCGGCATTGCATATCGGTCGTACAAT GCTGTCGATCCTGACGGGATCGGAATCATCCCGAGCCACGAAACGAGGTCATCCGATCGAGACCCGGAAAAAACACCTGCCAAGCCCTATGAAAGGGAAGCACACGATGGCCAGGAGCCAAACAACATCACGGACCAGATCCCGCACTCTCTGCTCGAGGAATTGGCACCAAATGGCGAATACGAGCAcatcctctccaaaatcAACGCCATGTCAACGGAAGAGGCCCTGGCCATCATCCGTGAATCGCTTATTTTCCACGCCGATGACTGGAACTTTCCCACTGTCATGCGGACAAGAATGCAGAGACTGATGAAAGAGACCCCGAAAGAGTACGGCGACTTTTATGAGCGAGATCTCAGAATCGATGCTGTCATGATGCGCTGGTCCAGCCCCTATCCGGGGGTTAGAGCTGTGGCTGAACTGACTGACAATGACTCCACCCCCGTAGAGACCATTAGGGCTTACTTTCTGGGTATATCGTGGGCTGTGATTGGGACCTTTATGGCGACGTTTTTCAACTCGAGATTTCCGAGCATCA CTCTTAGTGGGAGTGTTATTCAGATTCTTTTGTACCCGTGTGCAAAGATCCTCGAGTATGTCCTTCCGGACTGGGGATTCACGGTGTTTGGGACGAGACACTCGCTCAATCCGGGGCCGTGGACGTTCAAAGAGCAAATGTTTGCGACGATTACCTACAACATCGCTATTTATACCACCAATTCGTATGGGATG ATCCTCGTCCAGAAGATGCCCATTTTCTACGGCCAGAGCTTTGTCAACTATGGCTACCAGCTCATGCTGACCCTGTTCGTTCAGCTCATGGGGATGGGCTTTGCAGGATATCTCCGCCGGTTCTCAGTATATCCTGTCAAAGCCCTCTGGCCCACCATCCTTCCCACCATTGCCATGAATCGAGCATTGACCAGGCCAGAGCCCAAAGAGAACATTCACGGTTGGACCATATCCCGGTACAACTTCTTCTACGTCTGCACGGTATCCATGGCGATCTACTACTGGCTGCCGGGTTATCTTTTCacagccctctccaccttcaaCTGGATGACCTGGATTGCTCCCGAGAACTTGAACTTGGCCATTTTGACTGGCTCATCTCTTGGGTTAGGTCTCTTTAACCCAATCACCACTTTTGACTGGAACATTGCTACATCTTCCTttgccgccctcgccaaccctTTCTTCGCCACAGCAACTGAATGGTGCTCCGCTTGGCTCGGAGCGGCAGTCATCCTGGCCATCTTTTACAACAACATGAACCACTCAGCctacctccccatcaactcCAGCTCGGCCTTTGCCAACGATGGGAAACCGTACCGTGTGCAGAATGTCATCTCAGCAGACAACAAGCTCGACGAGCAGAAGTACCAAGCCTACTCCCCGCCGTTCTACTCTGCCGGATACATCCTGACTGTCGGAGCCAACTTTGCGTTTTACCCAGTGTATTTCTTGTACATCATGGTCAACCAGTGGACGACGGTGGGCAAGGCCTATGTTGACTTTTACCAggggctgagaagggggaaagggaactATGAAGGGGCGATGGATGTCCATTCGAGGTTGATGAGCCGGTACGCCGAGGTGCCTGACTGGTGGTTCATCTTCATTTTGGTGGCGGCCATTGTCGTGTCGGTGATTTTCTTGAGGATATATCCACTGGAAACACCTGTGTGGCTTGTTTTCCTCATGATaggcatcaacatcatctttgCCGTCCCGCTATCTCTGTTGTCGGCCACCACGGGGACCAACCTGGGGCTTGGGAGTCTGATACAGGTGCTGACAGGGTATCTTCTGCCCGGGAACCCCAATGCTTTCTTGTTTGCGCAAACCTTGGGCAGCTGGGCGTTGGCCGGTTACGGAGACAACTATGTGCAAGATCAAAAGATGGCCCACTATGTCAAGATCCCGCCGAGGGCCGTGTTTAGGAGCCAGATTGGGAcgatcatcatcacctgTTTTGTTGCGGTTTCGACCCAAAACTTCATCATGGAGAACGTGAAGGGCTTGTGCGAGCCGGACCAGCCGAGCAGGTTCACCTGTGCTGCTGACGGTGCACCGCTGTATGCCAGCAGCTTGATGTGGGGATTGCTGGGCAGCGAGAGGATGTTTGGTGCCATGTATCCGATGTTCAAGTGGTGCTTCTTGATCGGGACGGGCATTGCGGTAGTGTTTCTGGTCGGGCAGGGATACGGGCCGAAATACCTGCCCGGCATCAAAGAAAGACTGCGGGGAAGACTGAGACCAAGGACATTTGCGCAGCTTGACAGGACAATCTTTCCTTTCGTGGCCAGCCTGTTGTGGTTGAACCCCGTGTTGATCATCCACGGATTCCAACACTGGGCGCCATCCAACCTGAGCTACAAGACGCCCGGGTTCATCCTGAGTTTCATTTTCATGTACCTGCTGCCAAAATACCGGCTGGCATGGTGGGAAAAGTACAATTACGTGCTTTCTGCCTCGTTGACGGCAGGCGTCGCCATCAGCGCCCTCATCATGTTCTTTGCTGTGGGATACCACCCCGTGAAGCTGGATTGGTGGGGGAATCGGGTCAGCCACGCCGGCATGGACGGGAAGAGTGTGGGGATCCTGCCGATTCCCGAGAAGGGGTACTTTGGACCGGAGCGGGGCCAGTTCCCGTAG
- a CDS encoding hypothetical protein (COG:P; EggNog:ENOG503NU1M): MGTENDLDVEGQTEPPIRGLKSSKNTSASASSPTLAGTVRTAGTVSADSTPTLPGFTPESAHTLTVPDVSSLLETDSQNGLDNTEAARRLQQYGPNKVEGAKGLSLWTILLRQVSNSLTLVLVITMILSFAIDDHIEGGVIAAVILLNIVVGFVQDYRAEQTIQALYALSAPTCKVVRSGQTESIKAELLVPGDLVRLGVGDVVPADLRLVSSINLSTDEALLTGESLPVSKHAELILKDRDVPLGDRTNMVYSASTVTRGRAMGLVTATAMNTEVGKIAELLRTTRGKTVDEDSSMVKKIWTKFRNGLRVILGLDGTPLQVTLSKFALLLFGLAIMLAIIVFSVSKFNIDDEVLIYGICVAVAVIPESLIAVLTIATALGTRAMAKGNVVIRKLAALEAVGGVTNVCSDKTGTLTQGKMVAKSVWLADGTEITIQNTNHPFDPTSGDVRVGDVDWVLSEKERKTPAQLTSFLETVALCNNSAVTKADAAGPYTAIGEPTEIALQVLAMRFDSGKPQLTAGGSHGLLAEYPFDSSCKRMTVVCRADGSDDADNASAYAYTKGAIEAILPLMNASDALKAEIVTRAEALAALGLRVLCVARKPVDASLFSVEPKEGSEQSNNGLPERNTVECDLVFLGLAGLYDPPRVESAAAVAKCKEAGITVHMLTGDHVKTATAIAYEIGILSRDPSAAASSPNSIMVASAFDALNEAEIDAMPSLPLVLARCSPTTKVRMVEAMHRRKAFCVMTGDGVNDSPALKISDVGIAMGLNGSDVAKEAADMVLTDDNFASIVTAVEEGRRLFDNIQKFLLHLLISNIAQVILLLIGLAFKDNKGVSVFPLSPLEILWANLVTSSFLALGLGLEDAQPDVMQRPPHDLAVGIFTKELIIDKFVYGTAMGGLCLAAFTSVAYGVSGPDGLGELCNSDYSPACDLAFRARATTFATLTFLLLVTAWESKHFTRSLFNMHPEKYSGPLSVFKTIWQNKFLFGAVSAGFVICFPLVYLPVVNRTVFKHEAITWEWGIVAACVAAYILIVEAWKAGKRRRSAGVRNKKAVVGVEAA; the protein is encoded by the exons ATGGGGACAGAGAACGACCTTGACGTCGAGGGCCAGACGGAACCTCCTATACGTGGCCTAAAGAGTTCCAAAAACACTTCCGCTTCGGCGtcatcccccaccctcgccggcacCGTCCGTACTGCCGGCACCGTCTCCGCTGATAGCACCCCGACTCTCCCGGGCTTCACCCCCGAGTCGGCTCATACCCTCACCGTCCCCGATGTCTCCTCTCTCCTCGAGACCGACAGCCA AAATGGACTCGACAATACCGAGGCTGCCCGTCGCCTGCAGCAGTATGGCCCTAACAAGGTTGAGGGTGCTAAGGGGCTATCCCTGTGGACGATTCTCCTAAGACAGGTGTCCAATAGTTTGACActtgtcctcgtcatcaccatgaTCCTCTCCTTTGCCATCGACGACCACATCGAGGGCGGCGTCATTGCCGCCGTCATTCTGCTGAACATCGTCGTTGGCTTTGTCCAGGATTACCGTGCCGAGCAGACCATTCAGGCTCTGTATGCCTTGTCTGCGCCCACGTGCAAGGTTGTCCGGTCCGGCCAGACCGAGTCTATCAAGGCCGAGCTTCTGGTCCCCGGCGACCTTGTCCGCCTCGGCGTTGGAGATGTCGTCCCGGCAGATCTGCGCCTCGTAAGCAGCATCAACTTGTCCACCGATGAGGCACTGTTGACGGGCGAATCTCTCCCCGTCAGCAAGCATGCCGAGCTCATCCTCAAGGACCGTGATGTTCCTCTTGGTGACCGCACCAACATGGTGTACTCGGCCAGCACTGTCACCCGCGGCCGCGCCATGGGTCTTGTTACTGCCACGGCCATGAACACAGAGGTCGGCAAGATTGCCGAGCTCCTTCGGACCACCAGGGGCAAGACTGTCGATGAGGACAGCAGCATGGTCAAGAAGATCTGGACGAAATTCCGGAACGGCTTGCGTGTtatcctcggcctcgacggcACCCCTCTCCAGGTCACGCTGAGCAAGTttgctcttctccttttcggTCTCGCCATCATGCTGGCCATCATTGTCTTCTCTGTCAGCAAGTTCAACATCGACGATGAGGTCCTCATCTACGGAATCTGCGTGGCTGTTGCCGTCATTCCCGAATCTCTCATTGCTGTGCTCACCATTGCCACGGCCCTCGGCACTCGTGCCATGGCCAAGGGCAATGTAGTGATTCGCAagctcgccgccctcgaggcCGTGGGCGGAGTGACCAACGTGTGCTCGGACAAGACGGGCACACTGACGCAGGGCAAGATGGTGGCCAAGAGCGTCTGGCTGGCTGACGGCACCGAGATCACCAttcaaaacaccaaccacccctttGACCCCACGAGCGGAGACGTTCGCGTGGGTGACGTGGACTGGGTCCTCTccgagaaggagaggaagacgcCCGCTCAGCTTACCTCATTCCTCGAGACAGTCGCCCTGTGCAACAACTCGGCCGTCACCAAGGCGGACGCCGCTGGCCCCTACACGGCCATCGGTGAGCCCACCGAGATCGCGCTGCAGGTTCTTGCCATGAGATTCGACTCTGGCAAGCCTCAGCTCACGGCGGGGGGCAGCCACGGATTGTTGGCCGAGTACCCCTTCGACTCGTCGTGCAAGAGAATGACGGTCGTCTGCCGCGCCGACGGCTCAGACGACGCAGACAACGCCTCTGCATACGCTTACACCAAGGGTGCCATCGAGGCCATCCTGCCTCTGATGAACGCCTCGGACGCGCTCAAGGCCGAGATTGTCACCAGAGCCGAGGCTTTGGCAGCACTAGGTCTCCGTGTTCTCTGCGTCGCTCGGAAACCCGTCGACGCCTCGCTTTTCTCTGTCGAGCCCAAAGAGGGCTCGGAACAGAGCAACAACGGCCTCCCCGAGAGAAACACGGTCGAGTGCGACCTTGTCTTCTTGGGCCTGGCTGGTCTCTATGATCCTCCTCGTGTCGAGTCGGCTGCCGCGGTGGCCAAGTGCAAGGAAGCAGGCATCACGGTCCACATGCTTACTGGCGATCACGTCaagaccgccaccgccatcgccTACGAGATCGGCATCTTGTCTCGGGACCCTTCTGCGGCAGCTTCATCTCCCAACAGCATCATGGTTGCCAGCGCATTTGACGCCCTGAACGAAGCCGAAATCGACGCCATGCCTTCTTTGCCCCTGGTCCTTGCCAGATGCAGTCCTACCACCAAGGTCAGGATGGTGGAAGCCATGCATCGTCGCAAGGCCTTTTGTGTCATGACCGGTGATGGTGTCAACGACTCCCCCGCCCTCAAGATCAGTGATGTTGGCATTGCCATGGGTCTGAACGGCAGTGACGTGGCCAAGGAAGCGGCCGACATGGTTCTCACCGACGATAACTTTGCCAGTATCGTCACTGCCGTGGAGGAAGGCCGTCGTCTTTTTGACAATATTCAAAAG ttcctcctccatctACTCATTTCCAACATCGCCCAGGTCATCCTACTTCTCATCGGTCTCGCCTTCAAAGACAACAAGGGCGTCTCCGTCTTCCCCTTGTCGCCGCTGGAAATCCTCTGGGCCAACCTCGTCACgtcttccttcttggccctcggcctcggcctggAAGATGCCCAGCCGGATGTCATGCAGCGCCCGCCCCACGACCTGGCCGTCGGCATCTTCACCAAGGAGCTCATCATCGACAAGTTCGTCTACGGCACCGCCATGGGCGGGCTCTGTCTCGCAGCCTTCACCTCGGTGGCCTACGGCGTCTCTGGCCCCGACGGTCTGGGCGAGCTGTGCAACTCGGACTACTCGCCCGCTTGCGACCTTGCCTTTAGAGCCAGAGCCACCACCTTTGCCACCTTGACGTTCCTGCTGCTGGTCACTGCTTGGGAGTCGAAGCACTTCACCCGATCGCTCTTCAACATGCACCCAGAAAAGTATTCCGGTCCGTTGTCGGTGTTCAAGACCATCTGGCAGAACAAGTTCCTGTTCGGAGCCGTGTCCGCTGGCTTCGTCATTTGCTTCCCGCTCGTCTACCTCCCCGTCGTGAACCGGACCGTGTTCAAGCACGAGGCCATCACTTGGGAGTGGGGCATCGTGGCTGCTTGTGTGGCGGCCTACATCTTGATTGTTGAGGCGTGGAAGGctggaaagaggaggagatcggCGGGGGTGCGGAACAAGAAGGCcgtggttggggttgaggctgCCTGA
- a CDS encoding hypothetical protein (EggNog:ENOG503PBEX; COG:S): MASDAENNKLTATAPDTNHAPRADAAPTRPAKEPSSASSPTATTFPPARDDAPVSTAAAAAVLTIAEAEELQPDDSDEVDSVFDDGDSAIASLHSSTTSLRDELILQVKEHGRQYQGYLEAKYVLPMDEQELERLDFQCHLVWLTLDKQHSTAPIQNIQRALDVGCGTGIWAIEFADEHPEAEVLGVDLAPVQPQCVPPNLIFEVDDLEQPWNFTQRFDYIHCQLMIGAFQDWPKFFRQSREFLAGPNSYTEVHDIDFFIRCDDGTLPPDSPLAKWHELMHDAANKAGFPLDAINRVPDMMAEAGYVDIVARQVKWPINTWPRDPKHKELGKWAHENFSWGCESMSLALFTRVLRWSADEVRIFMASVRKDLRDRRLHAYWNFWVVYGRRG; encoded by the exons GCGATGCGGAGAACAACAAGCTAACAGCAACGGCCCCCGACACAAACCACGCCCCACGTGCCGACGCCGCCCCGACCAGGCCCGCAAAAGAACCATCATCGGCTTCGAGCCCAACGGCAACCACCTTCCCACCGGCTCGGGACGATGCGCCCGTgagcaccgccgccgccgccgccgttctcACCATTGCCGAGGCAGAGGAGCTCCAACCAGAT GACTCAGATGAGGTTGACTCCGTTTTTGATGACGGAGATTCCGCCATTGCCAGTCTTCACTCGTCCACCACTTCTCTTCGCGACGAATTGATCCTGCAGGTTAAGGAACATGGCAGGCAATACCAGGGTTACCTGGAAGCGA AATATGTCCTTCCAATGGACGAG CAAGAGCTAGAACGATTGG ACTTCCAATGTCACTTGGTCTGGCTCACCCTGGACAAGCAGCACAGCACTGCCCCTATTCAAAACATTCAACGGGCCCTGGATGTGGGATGTGGCACAGGCATCTGGGCGATAGAGTTCG CTGATGAGCATCCCGAAGCAGAGGTGCTCGGCGTTGACCTTGCTCCGGTGCAGCCTCAGTGcgtccccccaaacctcatCTTTGAAGTCGACGACCTCGAGCAACCGTGGAACTTCACCCAGCGCTTCGACTACATCCACTGCCAGCTCATGATCGGCGCCTTCCAGGACTGGCCCAAATTCTTCCGCCAGTCTCGCGAGTTCCTTGCCGGCCCCAACAGCTACACCGAGGTTCATGACATCGACTTCTTCATCCGCTGCGACGACGgcaccctccctcccgacTCACCCCTGGCGAAGTGGCACGAGCTGATGCACGATGCCGCCAACAAAGCTGGGTTTCCCCTGGACGCCATCAACAGAGTGCCGGACATGATGGCCGAGGCAGGGTACGTGGACATTGTGGCCAGGCAGGTCAAGTGGCCGATCAACACATGGCCTAGAGATCCAAAGCACAAGGAGCTGGGGAAGTGGGCCCACGAGAATTTCAGCTGGGGGTGTGAGAGCATGAGCTTGGCTCTGTTTACCAGGGTGCTTAGATGGTCGGCGGATGAGGTGAGGATCTTTATGGCCTCGGTCAGAAAAGATTTGAGGGATAGGAGGTTGCACGCTTATTGGAATTTCTGGGTCGTGTATGGACGGAGGGGTTAG